In the Nerophis ophidion isolate RoL-2023_Sa linkage group LG01, RoL_Noph_v1.0, whole genome shotgun sequence genome, one interval contains:
- the LOC133559683 gene encoding mitochondrial glycine transporter B-like isoform X2, translating into MLEKQDPSRQGPSILGKAHPALKAFMCGSLSGTCSTLLFQPLDLVKTRLQTLQNNAKPGSPKVGMLSVFVNVIRTENIFSLWKGVSPSFVRCIPGVGIYFSTLYSLKQHFFLDRAPNACEAVLLGASARSVAGVSMLPFTVIKTRFESGYYNYVSVAGALKSVYKTEGFRALFSGLTATLLRDTPFSGIYVMFYSQAKKTLPQEVTSSFYVPLVNFSCGVVAGIMASLVTQPADVVKTHIQVSPSHWRTLDAINYVYKEHGLAGFFRGAVPRSLRRTLMAAMAWTVYEQLMARMGLKS; encoded by the exons ATGCTGGAAAAGCAAGATCCTTCCAGGCAAGGGCCAAGCATCTTGGGGAAG GCTCATCCAGCTCTCAAAGCCTTTATGTGCGGCTCCCTCAGTGGCACCTGCTCAACGCTGCTCTTCCAGCCGCTGGACCTGGTTAAGACGCGACTGCAGACCCTGCAGAACAACGCCAAGCCAGG GTCACCAAAAGTGGGGATGCTTAGTGTTTTCGTCAACGTGATAAGGACAGAGAACATTTTTAGCCTGTGGAAAGGAGTTTCACCG TCATTTGTTCGCTGCATCCCCGGGGTGGGCATCTACTTCAGCACCCTCTACTCCCTCAAGCAGCACTTCTTCCTGGACCGGGCACCCAACGCCTGCGAGGCCGTGTTATTGGGTGCAAGCGCCCGATCTGTGGCCGGCGTCTCTATGCTGCCGTTCACCGTCATCAAAACACGTTTTGAG AGTGGCTATTACAACTACGTGAGCGTGGCTGGAGCTCTGAAGAGCGTGTACAAGACGGAGGGATTTAGAGCGCTGTTCTCTGGCCTCACCGCTACTCTGCTGCGAGACACCCCCTTCTCTGGGATCTATGTCATGTTCTACAGCCAGGCCAAGAAAACGCTGCCTCAAG AGGTGACGTCGTCATTCTACGTCCCCCTGGTGAACTTCAGCTGTGGTGTGGTGGCAGGCATCATGGCGTCACTGGTCACGCAGCCTGCAGATGTGGTGAAGACCCACATTCAAGTCAGCCCATCACACTGGAGAACGCTGGATGCCATTAATTATGTGTACAAG GAGCACGGCTTGGCCGGGTTTTTTCGCGGCGCTGTACCTCGGTCTCTGCGGCGAACTCTAATGGCTGCCATGGCCTGGACTGTCTACGAGCAACTGATGGCTCGAATGGGCCTCAAATCCTAA
- the LOC133559683 gene encoding mitochondrial glycine transporter B-like isoform X1, which yields MMELAAAHPALKAFMCGSLSGTCSTLLFQPLDLVKTRLQTLQNNAKPGSPKVGMLSVFVNVIRTENIFSLWKGVSPSFVRCIPGVGIYFSTLYSLKQHFFLDRAPNACEAVLLGASARSVAGVSMLPFTVIKTRFESGYYNYVSVAGALKSVYKTEGFRALFSGLTATLLRDTPFSGIYVMFYSQAKKTLPQEVTSSFYVPLVNFSCGVVAGIMASLVTQPADVVKTHIQVSPSHWRTLDAINYVYKEHGLAGFFRGAVPRSLRRTLMAAMAWTVYEQLMARMGLKS from the exons GCTCATCCAGCTCTCAAAGCCTTTATGTGCGGCTCCCTCAGTGGCACCTGCTCAACGCTGCTCTTCCAGCCGCTGGACCTGGTTAAGACGCGACTGCAGACCCTGCAGAACAACGCCAAGCCAGG GTCACCAAAAGTGGGGATGCTTAGTGTTTTCGTCAACGTGATAAGGACAGAGAACATTTTTAGCCTGTGGAAAGGAGTTTCACCG TCATTTGTTCGCTGCATCCCCGGGGTGGGCATCTACTTCAGCACCCTCTACTCCCTCAAGCAGCACTTCTTCCTGGACCGGGCACCCAACGCCTGCGAGGCCGTGTTATTGGGTGCAAGCGCCCGATCTGTGGCCGGCGTCTCTATGCTGCCGTTCACCGTCATCAAAACACGTTTTGAG AGTGGCTATTACAACTACGTGAGCGTGGCTGGAGCTCTGAAGAGCGTGTACAAGACGGAGGGATTTAGAGCGCTGTTCTCTGGCCTCACCGCTACTCTGCTGCGAGACACCCCCTTCTCTGGGATCTATGTCATGTTCTACAGCCAGGCCAAGAAAACGCTGCCTCAAG AGGTGACGTCGTCATTCTACGTCCCCCTGGTGAACTTCAGCTGTGGTGTGGTGGCAGGCATCATGGCGTCACTGGTCACGCAGCCTGCAGATGTGGTGAAGACCCACATTCAAGTCAGCCCATCACACTGGAGAACGCTGGATGCCATTAATTATGTGTACAAG GAGCACGGCTTGGCCGGGTTTTTTCGCGGCGCTGTACCTCGGTCTCTGCGGCGAACTCTAATGGCTGCCATGGCCTGGACTGTCTACGAGCAACTGATGGCTCGAATGGGCCTCAAATCCTAA